From the Bacillus tuaregi genome, one window contains:
- a CDS encoding ABC transporter permease: MNIINKVTIRHLKENKRRSLVTIIGVIISVAMITAVATLGVSFLDLMIRQEISDNGEWHVQYQNVTPEQIEAIAKDSETKSVILSSDGYAALEDSNNINKPYLYFKNYNKTGMEHFPIEVLEGRLPRNENEIAISEAIESNAKVEYRIGEEITVDIGDRWDKENEKTLTQTDFLKWKDETINEELKINETKTVKIVGTIERPSWETSWSPGYTVIGYVDEQTLSEKVDAFVVWKKINRSFYDHVETLAQAHKIEKFHYNTELLRYYGLTKNDNLRMTLFSLAGIIMAVIIIGSVALIYNAFAISVSERARHLGMLSSVGATKKQKRNSVFFEGSVIGAISIPIGILAGLGGIGITFAFINKFLQSALGVSEKLELVVTPSSLLIACGISIVTIFISTYIPARKASRVSAIDAIRQTHDIKLSGKTVKTSKLVRKVFGLEAEIGLKNVKRNKKRYLATVFSLVISIVLFLSVSYFTDNLKKSLSMSQNDIQFDIQIYSSELEWHKLAELTELEHVTKASIMKEAQLDALVEMDKLPAQLKTQIKEHNQELEDGKFPYFVTVHGLDQKSFKDYAEQIGVNADAFYQQDTPRAIIINQTSYEDYLSKKFIESKTIEAEVGDTLDLSNIPNGDNPNEQLQREFLSSVEIGALTDQVPMGVHTPSLGGLNIIVPETSMEQLGIDPEEVGTYVHLNSTDPMATQTAIEDRKETNLQVYNVYQQRQQEEQMIILLSVFTYGFITLISFISVANIFNTISTSISLRKREFAMLRSVGMTPKGFNKMIHYESIFYGVKALLYGLPLSVLVMFGIHRSTGYTFEYEFSLPWMSILLVIIVIFLIVGSAMLYSISKIKNDNIIESLKQENI; the protein is encoded by the coding sequence GTGAATATCATCAATAAAGTAACCATTAGGCATTTAAAAGAAAACAAACGCCGCTCCCTCGTAACCATTATCGGGGTCATCATTTCAGTAGCCATGATAACCGCTGTGGCGACATTGGGTGTTTCTTTTTTAGACCTAATGATTCGCCAGGAAATTAGTGACAATGGAGAATGGCATGTTCAATATCAAAATGTTACACCAGAGCAAATCGAGGCGATTGCGAAGGACAGTGAAACCAAATCGGTCATTCTCTCTAGCGATGGCTATGCTGCACTAGAAGACTCAAATAACATCAATAAACCTTACCTATATTTTAAAAACTATAACAAAACAGGTATGGAGCACTTCCCGATTGAAGTGCTAGAAGGCAGACTTCCCCGCAATGAGAATGAAATCGCGATTTCTGAAGCGATTGAGAGTAATGCGAAAGTCGAGTACAGAATCGGCGAAGAGATCACAGTCGACATTGGTGACCGTTGGGACAAGGAAAACGAAAAGACACTCACGCAAACGGACTTCCTTAAATGGAAGGACGAGACTATCAATGAAGAGCTGAAAATAAACGAAACCAAAACGGTGAAAATCGTTGGGACGATTGAACGCCCCTCTTGGGAAACGAGCTGGTCCCCAGGTTACACCGTTATTGGCTACGTGGATGAACAGACTTTAAGTGAAAAGGTTGACGCGTTTGTGGTATGGAAGAAAATAAATCGTTCCTTTTATGACCATGTAGAAACTCTCGCCCAAGCCCATAAGATTGAAAAGTTTCATTATAATACCGAGCTCTTACGCTATTATGGTCTAACGAAAAATGATAACCTGCGGATGACGCTTTTTTCTCTAGCCGGTATTATTATGGCTGTCATTATCATCGGCTCTGTCGCTTTAATTTATAATGCGTTTGCCATAAGTGTATCTGAGCGGGCCAGACATTTAGGGATGCTTTCAAGTGTTGGTGCGACGAAAAAGCAGAAACGAAATTCTGTCTTTTTTGAAGGCTCGGTGATTGGAGCAATTAGTATTCCGATTGGAATTCTTGCAGGACTTGGAGGGATTGGGATTACCTTTGCTTTTATCAACAAGTTCCTCCAGAGTGCACTTGGGGTTTCTGAAAAGCTAGAGCTAGTCGTGACACCTTCTTCCCTTTTGATTGCCTGTGGAATTTCAATTGTAACCATCTTTATATCCACCTATATCCCAGCACGAAAGGCTTCAAGAGTGTCAGCAATTGATGCCATACGCCAAACCCATGACATCAAGCTGTCAGGGAAAACGGTAAAAACCTCTAAGCTTGTACGAAAAGTGTTTGGATTGGAAGCGGAAATTGGTCTGAAGAATGTCAAAAGAAATAAAAAGCGATATTTGGCCACCGTGTTTTCACTTGTGATTAGCATTGTTTTGTTTTTATCGGTCAGTTATTTTACCGATAATCTGAAAAAGTCACTTTCGATGTCGCAAAATGATATACAGTTTGATATTCAAATATACTCTAGCGAATTAGAGTGGCATAAGCTTGCTGAGTTAACCGAGTTAGAACATGTTACCAAAGCTTCCATCATGAAGGAAGCACAATTGGATGCCCTAGTTGAGATGGATAAGCTTCCAGCTCAGCTGAAAACGCAAATCAAAGAGCATAACCAGGAACTTGAGGATGGTAAGTTCCCTTATTTTGTGACCGTGCATGGCTTGGATCAAAAAAGCTTTAAAGACTATGCGGAACAAATCGGTGTAAACGCTGATGCTTTTTACCAGCAAGATACACCAAGAGCGATTATCATCAATCAAACCTCCTATGAAGATTATCTATCGAAAAAATTTATTGAGTCCAAAACGATTGAAGCAGAGGTGGGAGATACCCTTGACTTATCTAATATCCCTAACGGAGATAACCCTAATGAACAGCTACAACGAGAATTTTTGAGCAGTGTTGAAATTGGTGCTCTAACAGACCAAGTTCCAATGGGCGTTCATACTCCTTCTCTAGGTGGCTTAAATATAATCGTCCCCGAAACCAGCATGGAGCAGTTAGGGATTGACCCAGAGGAAGTAGGCACTTATGTCCATCTAAACAGTACGGATCCAATGGCGACTCAAACAGCGATTGAAGATCGAAAAGAAACGAATCTCCAAGTATACAATGTCTATCAGCAGCGCCAACAAGAGGAACAGATGATAATCTTGCTGTCTGTCTTCACTTATGGGTTTATTACGCTTATTTCTTTCATCTCAGTTGCTAATATCTTTAATACAATCTCAACCAGCATTTCCCTGCGAAAACGGGAATTTGCAATGCTCAGGTCCGTGGGTATGACGCCGAAGGGCTTTAATAAGATGATTCATTATGAAAGTATTTTTTATGGCGTAAAGGCTTTACTCTATGGTCTGCCACTCAGCGTGCTTGTTATGTTCGGGATTCATCGCTCCACCGGCTACACCTTCGAGTATGAATTTAGCCTTCCGTGGATGAGTATTCTATTGGTTATCATTGTGATTTTCTTGATTGTCGGCTCAGCGATGCTGTATTCGATTTCGAAAATAAAGAATGATAACATTATCGAAAGCTTGAAGCAGGAAAATATTTAA
- a CDS encoding sensor histidine kinase, whose translation MLRNREIQLLLATLLLISGIAFTVAAIFLSLASAVLVIVVSILLIGSTLMFTNWRYREIERLSGYLQEISSGNFQLDVRDNHEGELSILKSHLYKVTKMLSEHGAVLQEDKAKLTNAISDVSHQLKTPLTSMVVMADLLCDPRLDDEKRAEFTRNLQVQLERMEWLVSSLLKLSKIDAGTINFKKETVMVDALIQAAVEPLLVPMDIKMQSLTVKGEQEATFFGDFKWTAEALINIIKNCVEHTAEGGEIDIHYTENALFTEIIIRDNGKGIPKEELPYIFKRFYKGKNASEDSVGIGLAMAYSIITSQRGDIEVQSQPGAGSQFQIKFFKQVI comes from the coding sequence TTGCTTCGTAACCGCGAAATTCAATTATTACTTGCCACTCTTCTCCTGATTAGCGGAATTGCCTTTACGGTAGCCGCTATTTTCCTTTCCCTCGCCTCCGCTGTCCTGGTGATTGTGGTCTCTATCCTTCTGATAGGCAGTACGCTGATGTTCACGAACTGGCGCTACCGTGAAATTGAAAGACTTTCAGGCTATTTACAGGAAATTAGCTCTGGGAACTTTCAGTTGGATGTTCGTGATAACCATGAAGGAGAGTTAAGCATTTTAAAAAGTCATCTTTACAAAGTGACGAAAATGCTTTCTGAGCATGGGGCTGTTTTGCAAGAGGATAAAGCCAAGCTGACCAATGCGATTTCAGATGTCTCGCATCAATTAAAAACCCCCCTCACCTCGATGGTGGTGATGGCGGATTTATTATGTGATCCACGCTTGGATGATGAAAAACGAGCGGAATTTACTCGGAATCTACAGGTTCAGCTGGAGCGCATGGAATGGCTTGTATCTTCCCTCTTAAAGCTGTCCAAAATCGATGCCGGTACGATTAATTTTAAAAAAGAAACAGTCATGGTCGATGCGCTCATTCAAGCAGCCGTCGAGCCATTATTAGTACCAATGGACATTAAAATGCAAAGCCTTACTGTCAAGGGCGAGCAAGAGGCCACTTTTTTCGGTGATTTCAAGTGGACAGCAGAAGCACTCATAAATATTATCAAAAACTGTGTGGAGCACACGGCAGAAGGCGGCGAAATCGACATTCACTACACAGAGAATGCTTTATTCACAGAAATCATCATTCGTGACAATGGCAAAGGAATCCCTAAGGAGGAACTCCCCTACATTTTCAAACGCTTTTACAAAGGAAAAAACGCAAGTGAGGATAGTGTCGGAATCGGGCTTGCGATGGCGTACAGTATTATTACGAGTCAGCGGGGGGATATTGAGGTGCAAAGTCAGCCTGGTGCCGGGAGTCAATTCCAGATTAAGTTTTTCAAGCAGGTGATATAA
- a CDS encoding ABC transporter ATP-binding protein produces MNILEVKNLSKVYGKGETAVKALDDVSFSVKKGDFVCIIGPSGSGKSTLLHLLGGVDRPTSGKVLIDGTDIYDLNETQLAIFRRRQIGLIYQFYNLIPILTVEENITLPMLLDEQKVDSAHFNKVVEILGLNERLSHLPNQLSGGQQQRVSIGRALISLPAIMLADEPTGNLDSQNSKEIMELLKMFNKTYNQTLMVITHDERIALQADRIISIEDGRIAKDEVIRP; encoded by the coding sequence ATGAATATATTAGAAGTTAAAAATCTTTCAAAGGTGTATGGCAAGGGTGAAACAGCGGTTAAAGCCCTTGATGATGTTTCTTTTTCCGTGAAAAAAGGCGATTTTGTTTGCATCATTGGACCATCTGGTTCAGGAAAGTCCACCCTGCTTCATTTACTAGGCGGTGTCGATCGTCCAACGAGTGGAAAAGTGCTGATTGATGGAACCGATATTTATGATTTGAATGAAACACAGCTAGCTATTTTTAGACGAAGACAAATTGGCTTAATTTATCAATTTTACAATCTGATACCCATCCTTACGGTAGAAGAAAATATTACACTCCCGATGCTTTTGGATGAACAAAAGGTGGATTCGGCCCATTTTAACAAGGTGGTTGAGATTTTGGGCTTGAACGAACGCCTTTCCCACCTACCTAACCAGCTTTCAGGCGGTCAGCAGCAGCGTGTATCCATCGGACGTGCCTTAATCAGCCTTCCTGCGATTATGCTTGCCGACGAACCGACAGGTAACCTGGATAGTCAAAACAGCAAGGAAATCATGGAACTGCTGAAAATGTTCAACAAAACTTACAATCAAACCTTGATGGTCATCACCCATGATGAACGCATCGCTCTTCAAGCAGACCGCATCATTTCGATTGAAGATGGCAGGATTGCCAAGGATGAGGTGATTCGTCCGTGA
- a CDS encoding DUF7010 family protein — MNLDESKIALSLRGKNGIGFLLSGLIIWIIITVIFLLSIGNYEKSVFMLFSTGLMFPLSVVLSTVIKADWKSKDIPLGSLGFYLNIAQMIYFPILFWAIGKSPADTVMFFAIITGAHFFPYGWLYHAKPFYFMAPFISVFITALGWYLDGESLWLIPMSMVFLLLVLIIWLYFDYKNKRK, encoded by the coding sequence TTGAATCTAGACGAATCGAAAATAGCCTTATCGCTAAGAGGTAAAAATGGAATTGGTTTTTTATTATCCGGACTCATCATATGGATCATTATTACCGTCATTTTCTTACTTTCGATTGGTAACTATGAGAAAAGTGTTTTTATGCTATTTTCCACTGGCCTAATGTTTCCTCTATCTGTTGTTTTATCTACAGTCATTAAAGCAGATTGGAAAAGTAAGGATATTCCTCTAGGAAGCCTCGGTTTTTATTTAAACATTGCTCAAATGATTTATTTTCCTATCCTTTTCTGGGCGATTGGTAAAAGCCCGGCGGACACGGTCATGTTTTTTGCCATTATAACAGGCGCTCATTTTTTTCCTTATGGATGGTTATATCATGCAAAACCTTTTTATTTCATGGCACCATTCATATCGGTCTTCATCACAGCACTTGGATGGTATCTGGATGGCGAGAGTCTGTGGTTAATACCGATGTCAATGGTTTTTCTTTTACTGGTGTTAATTATTTGGCTTTATTTTGATTACAAAAATAAACGAAAATAA
- a CDS encoding DUF3231 family protein — MVLTNPINVSEVGSLWQTYQEKTLIMRMLEYFIETADDPKARNILGGLWQELDFYVKEMETLFSEQGMVIPVGFTAEDVNLEAPKLYDNGFDIMFVRVLKEVSMGLYTLGFNMSYNKKVMGIYEGLTTVTQKIYKLSTTYLLEKGILTLPPKVTMPKKTEFIKSKKYMEGFKLIGDKRPLNNLEVGILHHNLEVNNIGMQLITGFAQCAENKEARKYFLKGKELAKKQVKMMEELLLEADVQLSAASGATVTSSTVPPFSDKLMLHCIYILNGFGLVGSGTGGFFSLRNDLAMKAFVLAKDIYTYAQEGIEIKIKNGWFEEPPQMEDRHH; from the coding sequence TTGGTTTTAACAAATCCAATCAATGTATCTGAGGTTGGCTCACTTTGGCAGACCTACCAGGAAAAAACCTTGATTATGCGAATGCTCGAATATTTTATTGAAACCGCAGATGACCCGAAGGCAAGGAATATTTTAGGCGGCCTATGGCAGGAGCTTGATTTTTATGTAAAAGAGATGGAAACCCTCTTTTCTGAACAAGGAATGGTGATACCAGTTGGTTTTACTGCAGAAGATGTGAATCTCGAGGCACCCAAATTGTATGATAACGGCTTTGACATTATGTTTGTCCGGGTGTTAAAGGAAGTCAGTATGGGGCTGTACACTCTTGGTTTTAACATGTCCTACAATAAAAAGGTCATGGGGATCTATGAGGGTCTCACCACCGTTACACAAAAAATCTATAAGCTTTCAACTACCTATTTACTTGAAAAAGGAATTCTAACTCTGCCTCCCAAAGTTACAATGCCAAAGAAAACGGAATTCATTAAAAGTAAAAAATATATGGAAGGTTTTAAACTCATTGGTGATAAAAGGCCATTAAATAATCTGGAAGTCGGCATCCTTCACCATAATCTTGAGGTAAATAATATTGGGATGCAGTTAATTACAGGCTTTGCTCAATGCGCCGAAAACAAAGAAGCCAGAAAATATTTCTTAAAAGGAAAAGAGTTGGCTAAGAAACAGGTCAAAATGATGGAAGAGCTGCTTTTAGAGGCCGACGTTCAGCTATCTGCCGCCTCTGGTGCTACGGTAACCTCATCAACTGTTCCTCCCTTTTCAGATAAATTAATGTTGCACTGCATTTATATCCTGAATGGCTTCGGGTTAGTAGGATCTGGAACAGGTGGATTTTTTAGTTTAAGAAATGATTTAGCCATGAAGGCTTTTGTGCTGGCAAAGGATATATATACCTATGCCCAGGAAGGGATTGAAATTAAAATTAAAAACGGATGGTTTGAAGAACCCCCACAAATGGAAGATCGTCACCACTAA